The Metabacillus schmidteae genome has a segment encoding these proteins:
- the topA gene encoding type I DNA topoisomerase, with protein sequence MSDYLVIVESPAKAKTIERYLGKKYKVKASMGHVRDLPKSQIGVDIEHNFEPKYITIRGKGSVLKELKTAAKKAKKVYLAADPDREGEAIAWHLAHSLDVDINSDCRVVFNEITKDAIKESFKHPRSINMDLVDAQQARRVLDRLVGYKISPILWKKVKKGLSAGRVQSVAVRLIIDRENEIKAFVPEEYWSIEGQFLKGQKEFEASFYGVNGEKKALNTESEVKEIQELIKENKFIVERVTKKERKRNPAVPFTTSTIQQEAARKLNFRAKKTMMIAQQLYEGIDLGKEGTVGLITYMRTDSTRISETAQSEATQYITDKYGQEFVGTAAKSAKKNTNAQDAHEAIRPTSTLREPSSIKEFLSRDQLRLYKLIWERFVSSQMASAVLDTMSVDLVNNGVVFRANGSKIKFPGFMKVYVEGNDDQKEEKDRLLPDLKEGDEIFSKDIEPSQHFTQPPPRYTEARLVKTLEELGIGRPSTYAPTLDTIQKRGYVTLDNKRFIPTELGEIVLELIREFFPEIINVEFTANMENSLDEVEDGHIQWMKIIDNFYKDFSPRLEKAENEMEKIEIKDEPAGVDCEECGHAMVFKMGRFGKFMACSNFPDCRNTKPIVKEIGVKCPNCEEGMIVERKSKKRRIFYGCNQYPECEFLSWDKPIARSCPKCSNMLVEKKLKKGIQVQCMECDYKEEQQQ encoded by the coding sequence ATGTCGGACTATTTAGTTATTGTGGAATCACCCGCAAAGGCAAAAACAATTGAACGTTATTTAGGAAAAAAATATAAAGTAAAGGCCTCAATGGGACATGTTCGTGATCTGCCGAAGAGTCAAATTGGCGTGGATATTGAACATAACTTTGAGCCGAAATATATTACAATTAGAGGAAAAGGCTCTGTACTCAAAGAGTTAAAGACAGCAGCTAAAAAAGCGAAGAAAGTTTATTTAGCGGCTGACCCGGATCGCGAAGGGGAAGCGATTGCGTGGCATTTAGCTCACAGCCTGGATGTAGATATTAACTCTGATTGCCGTGTTGTGTTTAATGAAATTACCAAGGATGCTATTAAAGAATCCTTCAAGCATCCCCGATCTATTAATATGGATTTAGTTGATGCTCAACAAGCAAGACGTGTGTTAGATCGATTGGTTGGATACAAGATAAGTCCAATACTATGGAAAAAAGTGAAAAAGGGTCTAAGTGCTGGTCGGGTACAATCTGTCGCTGTAAGACTAATTATTGATAGGGAAAACGAAATAAAAGCATTTGTACCTGAAGAGTATTGGTCAATTGAAGGTCAATTCTTAAAAGGGCAAAAAGAATTTGAAGCATCGTTTTACGGAGTAAATGGAGAGAAAAAAGCTTTAAATACAGAATCAGAAGTCAAAGAAATTCAGGAGTTAATAAAAGAAAACAAATTTATTGTTGAAAGAGTAACGAAGAAAGAACGGAAGCGTAATCCAGCAGTACCATTTACAACATCAACTATACAACAAGAGGCAGCTAGAAAACTAAACTTCAGAGCAAAGAAAACAATGATGATTGCTCAGCAGCTTTATGAGGGTATTGATTTAGGGAAAGAAGGAACAGTTGGATTAATTACTTATATGAGAACAGATTCAACTAGGATTTCTGAGACTGCCCAGTCTGAAGCAACACAGTACATTACAGATAAATATGGTCAAGAGTTTGTTGGTACTGCCGCTAAGTCTGCTAAAAAGAACACAAATGCTCAAGATGCTCATGAAGCGATTCGACCAACATCAACATTACGAGAACCTTCCAGCATTAAAGAATTTCTAAGTAGGGACCAATTAAGATTGTATAAGTTGATTTGGGAACGGTTCGTTTCAAGTCAAATGGCTTCAGCAGTCCTCGATACAATGAGTGTCGATCTAGTAAACAATGGAGTAGTATTTAGAGCAAATGGATCAAAAATTAAATTTCCTGGTTTTATGAAGGTGTATGTTGAAGGTAATGATGATCAAAAAGAGGAAAAAGATCGATTGCTTCCAGATTTAAAGGAAGGTGATGAAATCTTTTCAAAAGATATTGAGCCATCTCAACATTTTACTCAACCACCTCCACGATATACTGAAGCAAGACTTGTTAAAACATTAGAAGAGCTGGGGATAGGTAGACCATCCACATATGCACCTACACTTGATACAATTCAAAAAAGAGGCTATGTTACATTAGATAATAAACGATTTATTCCAACTGAATTAGGTGAAATTGTTCTAGAGCTAATTAGAGAGTTTTTTCCGGAAATTATCAATGTGGAATTTACAGCAAATATGGAAAACAGCCTTGATGAAGTAGAAGACGGTCATATACAGTGGATGAAAATCATCGATAATTTTTATAAAGATTTTTCTCCAAGGCTTGAAAAAGCAGAAAATGAAATGGAGAAAATTGAGATTAAAGATGAGCCAGCAGGTGTAGATTGCGAGGAATGCGGTCACGCAATGGTATTTAAAATGGGAAGATTCGGGAAATTTATGGCTTGCTCTAACTTTCCGGATTGCCGCAACACAAAACCGATTGTAAAAGAGATCGGGGTAAAATGTCCTAACTGTGAGGAAGGAATGATCGTTGAGAGAAAATCAAAAAAACGCAGAATTTTTTATGGGTGTAATCAATACCCGGAATGCGAATTTCTTTCATGGGATAAACCAATTGCAAGAAGTTGTCCAAAATGTAGCAACATGCTTGTTGAGAAAAAGTTGAAAAAAGGTATTCAAGTACAATGTATGGAATGCGATTATAAAGAGGAACAGCAACAATAG
- the trmFO gene encoding FADH(2)-oxidizing methylenetetrahydrofolate--tRNA-(uracil(54)-C(5))-methyltransferase TrmFO — MNHEAVVNVIGAGLAGSEAAWQLAKRGIKVRLYEMRPVKQTPAHHTDKFAELVCSNSLRANNLTNAVGVLKEEMRMLDSVIIKAADECAVPAGGALAVDRHEFAEKVTELVKGHTNVTVINEEVAEIPNGPTIIATGPLTSKNLSEQLMLLTGEEYLYFYDAAAPIVEKDSIDMEKVYLKSRYDKGEAAYLNCPMTEEEFDRFYEALIAAETVPLKEFEKEIFFEGCMPIEVMAQRGRKTMLFGPLKPVGLEDPKTGKRPFAVVQLRQDDAAGTLYNIVGFQTHLKWGPQKEVLSLIPGLENVEIVRYGVMHRNTFINSPRLLKPTYQYSNREDLFFAGQMTGVEGYVESAASGLVAGINAAQLVLDKELVVFPNETAIGSMATYITSTSADNFQPMNANFGIFAPLPKKIKSKKERNEMHAKRALETIQKISKNL, encoded by the coding sequence ATGAATCATGAAGCAGTAGTTAATGTAATAGGTGCCGGTTTAGCTGGCAGTGAAGCAGCATGGCAGTTAGCTAAAAGAGGAATAAAGGTTCGATTATATGAAATGAGACCAGTTAAGCAAACTCCAGCACATCACACAGATAAATTCGCAGAGTTAGTTTGTAGTAATTCATTAAGAGCTAATAATTTAACAAATGCTGTTGGTGTATTAAAAGAAGAAATGAGGATGTTAGATTCTGTCATTATTAAGGCAGCTGACGAATGTGCTGTGCCCGCTGGTGGGGCACTTGCAGTTGATAGACATGAATTTGCAGAAAAAGTAACAGAGTTAGTTAAAGGACATACAAATGTAACGGTAATAAATGAGGAAGTTGCTGAAATACCAAATGGTCCGACAATCATTGCCACCGGCCCACTTACATCAAAGAATCTTTCTGAGCAATTAATGTTATTAACTGGTGAAGAATATTTGTATTTCTATGATGCTGCAGCCCCAATTGTTGAGAAAGATAGCATTGATATGGAAAAGGTTTATTTAAAATCCCGTTATGATAAGGGTGAAGCAGCTTATTTAAATTGTCCAATGACTGAAGAAGAATTTGATCGCTTTTATGAAGCGTTAATTGCTGCGGAAACTGTCCCATTAAAAGAATTTGAAAAAGAAATTTTCTTTGAAGGTTGCATGCCTATTGAAGTGATGGCGCAAAGAGGGAGAAAAACGATGTTATTTGGTCCCCTTAAACCGGTTGGGTTAGAAGATCCGAAAACAGGCAAGAGACCATTTGCGGTTGTTCAATTACGTCAAGATGATGCAGCAGGGACACTTTATAACATTGTTGGTTTTCAAACACATTTGAAATGGGGGCCTCAAAAAGAAGTGTTATCCCTTATCCCGGGATTAGAAAATGTCGAAATTGTCCGATATGGGGTTATGCATCGAAATACATTCATAAACTCTCCAAGACTTTTAAAGCCAACTTATCAATATAGCAATCGTGAAGATCTGTTCTTTGCCGGGCAAATGACAGGGGTTGAAGGGTATGTTGAATCTGCAGCATCAGGATTAGTAGCGGGGATAAATGCAGCACAGCTTGTCTTAGATAAGGAGTTAGTTGTATTTCCTAATGAAACAGCAATTGGAAGTATGGCAACATACATTACATCAACAAGTGCAGATAATTTCCAACCGATGAATGCGAATTTTGGAATATTTGCTCCACTTCCAAAGAAAATTAAAAGTAAAAAAGAACGTAATGAAATGCATGCCAAGCGAGCGTTAGAAACAATTCAAAAAATTTCGAAAAATTTATAG
- the xerC gene encoding tyrosine recombinase XerC, with translation MTNVKNYLNLFIEYLQIEKNYSKYTIVNYSKDLEDFFSFMKEQAILHLEEITYNDTRLYLTQLHTRKYSRKTISRKISSLRSFYKFLIRENFLSENPFLLVSIPKKEKKIPQFLYEDEINQLFSVSDIHTPLGQRNQALVEILYGTGIRVSECCEIKISDIDFFIGTILVSGKGGKQRYIPFGSFAQEAIERYINSGRRTLMSKRKEDHPYLFVNHRGEALTDQGVRHILNKMIKDVSSILHIHPHMFRHTFATHLLNEGADMRSVQELLGHSHLSSTQVYTHVTKEHLKKMYMAHHPRA, from the coding sequence GTGACAAATGTTAAGAATTATTTAAATTTGTTTATTGAATATTTACAAATTGAGAAAAATTATTCAAAATATACAATTGTGAATTACTCCAAAGATCTTGAAGATTTTTTTTCCTTTATGAAAGAACAAGCAATCCTACATCTAGAAGAAATTACATATAATGATACAAGGTTATATTTAACTCAGTTACATACAAGAAAGTATTCTAGAAAAACAATTTCAAGGAAGATATCCTCACTAAGAAGTTTTTATAAATTTCTTATTAGAGAAAACTTTCTATCGGAAAACCCTTTTTTACTTGTCTCTATCCCTAAAAAGGAGAAGAAAATTCCTCAGTTTCTTTATGAAGATGAGATTAATCAATTATTCTCAGTGTCGGATATTCACACTCCTTTAGGACAACGAAACCAAGCTTTAGTTGAAATTTTATACGGCACCGGGATACGTGTGAGTGAATGTTGTGAAATCAAGATATCTGATATTGACTTTTTTATTGGAACCATACTTGTGTCTGGTAAAGGTGGAAAACAACGATATATTCCATTTGGAAGCTTTGCTCAAGAGGCTATTGAACGATATATTAACAGTGGCAGAAGAACTTTAATGAGCAAGCGGAAAGAAGACCATCCATATTTATTCGTAAATCATCGTGGTGAAGCGCTAACAGACCAAGGTGTTAGACATATCCTAAATAAGATGATAAAAGATGTCTCTTCAATTCTTCATATCCACCCACATATGTTTAGACATACCTTTGCCACACACTTATTAAATGAAGGTGCTGATATGAGAAGTGTTCAAGAATTGCTAGGTCATTCACATTTATCTTCTACACAAGTATATACACATGTAACAAAAGAACACCTGAAGAAAATGTACATGGCCCATCATCCTCGAGCTTAA
- the hslV gene encoding ATP-dependent protease subunit HslV yields MSQFHATTIFAIHHNGKAAMAGDGQVTLGNAVVMKHTARKVRKLFNGKVIAGFAGSVADAFTLFELFESRLEEYNGNLQRAAVELAKEWRSDKVLRRLEAMLIVMNEKDLLLVSGTGEVIEPDDGILAIGSGGNYALSAGRALKRFSGDQLTAKEIAEGALTIAGEICVYTNLNIIVEEL; encoded by the coding sequence ATGTCTCAATTTCACGCAACAACAATTTTTGCTATACATCACAATGGAAAAGCTGCTATGGCAGGTGACGGACAAGTAACGCTAGGAAACGCAGTTGTTATGAAGCATACTGCCAGAAAAGTGAGGAAATTATTTAATGGCAAAGTTATTGCAGGATTTGCAGGATCTGTAGCAGATGCTTTTACATTATTTGAACTCTTTGAAAGTAGACTGGAAGAATATAATGGGAATTTGCAACGAGCTGCTGTAGAACTGGCAAAAGAATGGCGAAGTGACAAGGTATTAAGGCGTTTAGAAGCAATGCTGATCGTCATGAATGAGAAAGATCTATTATTAGTATCAGGAACAGGTGAAGTAATAGAGCCGGACGATGGTATTTTAGCTATTGGCTCTGGTGGAAATTATGCTTTATCTGCGGGCCGTGCTCTTAAACGGTTTTCAGGTGATCAATTAACAGCTAAGGAAATTGCTGAGGGTGCTTTAACGATTGCTGGTGAAATTTGTGTTTATACAAATCTGAATATTATTGTTGAAGAACTTTAA
- the hslU gene encoding HslU--HslV peptidase ATPase subunit, with translation MNNQLTPKQIVERLDQYIIGQKDAKKAVAVALRNRYRRSLLSEKLREEVVPKNILMIGPTGVGKTEIARRIAKLVNAPFIKVEATKFTEVGYVGRDVESMVRDLVETAVRLVKEEKISDVKGLAEENANKRLIDLLVPGKKKQTTAKNPLEMLFGAANQQTHEQDDQSADDSSLHEKRRRIAHQLALGELEDHYVTVEIEEQQASMFDMLQGSGMEQMGMNMQDALGSLMPKKKKKRKLTVREARKVITNEEASKLIDLDEVTQEAVIRAEQTGIIFIDEIDKIAGKSKGGSADVSREGVQRDILPIVEGSTVVTKYGSVKTDHMLFIAAGAFHIAKPSDLIPELQGRFPIRVELTKLSVEDFVKILVEPDNALLKQYKALIETEGIELEFSDEAIRKVAEVAFDVNQDTDNIGARRLHTILERLLEDLSYEAPDINLEKIVITPQYVEDKLGKISKNKDLSQFIL, from the coding sequence TTGAATAATCAACTAACACCAAAACAAATTGTTGAACGTTTAGATCAATATATCATAGGACAAAAGGATGCAAAAAAGGCGGTAGCTGTTGCATTAAGAAACCGTTATCGAAGAAGTTTATTGAGTGAAAAGCTCCGTGAAGAAGTTGTCCCAAAAAACATTCTTATGATAGGACCCACAGGTGTTGGAAAAACTGAGATTGCAAGAAGAATTGCAAAGCTTGTAAATGCTCCATTTATTAAAGTTGAAGCAACAAAGTTTACTGAGGTCGGATATGTCGGTAGAGACGTGGAATCTATGGTTAGAGATTTAGTGGAAACTGCGGTTCGATTAGTTAAGGAAGAAAAAATATCTGATGTAAAAGGCCTTGCCGAAGAAAATGCAAACAAGAGGTTAATTGATCTTCTTGTTCCTGGTAAGAAAAAACAAACCACTGCCAAAAACCCACTTGAGATGCTATTTGGAGCAGCAAATCAGCAAACACATGAACAGGATGACCAATCAGCTGATGATTCATCTCTTCATGAAAAGCGCCGTCGTATTGCACATCAATTAGCATTGGGTGAACTAGAGGATCATTATGTTACTGTAGAGATTGAGGAACAACAAGCATCAATGTTTGATATGCTTCAGGGGTCGGGTATGGAACAAATGGGCATGAATATGCAAGATGCGTTAGGAAGCTTAATGCCAAAGAAAAAGAAAAAAAGAAAATTAACTGTTAGAGAAGCTAGAAAAGTAATAACGAATGAAGAAGCAAGTAAATTAATTGATCTTGATGAAGTGACTCAAGAGGCTGTCATAAGGGCAGAGCAAACAGGGATTATCTTCATTGATGAAATTGATAAAATTGCCGGGAAGTCAAAAGGTGGATCTGCTGACGTTTCCCGTGAAGGTGTACAAAGGGATATCCTTCCAATTGTTGAGGGTTCAACGGTTGTAACAAAATACGGATCTGTTAAGACTGATCATATGTTATTTATTGCCGCCGGTGCTTTCCATATTGCGAAGCCATCAGACCTTATCCCTGAATTACAGGGGAGATTTCCGATTCGAGTAGAACTTACAAAACTTAGTGTTGAGGATTTTGTGAAAATTTTAGTTGAGCCTGATAATGCTTTATTAAAGCAATATAAAGCATTAATAGAGACGGAAGGTATAGAATTAGAATTTTCTGACGAAGCTATTCGTAAAGTAGCTGAAGTAGCATTTGATGTGAATCAGGACACTGATAATATTGGTGCCCGAAGATTACATACAATTCTTGAACGACTATTAGAGGACCTTTCTTATGAAGCTCCTGATATTAACCTTGAGAAGATTGTGATAACTCCACAATATGTAGAAGACAAACTAGGGAAAATATCAAAAAATAAAGATTTAAGCCAATTTATTTTATAG
- the codY gene encoding GTP-sensing pleiotropic transcriptional regulator CodY, which produces MSLLQKTRKINAMLQRAAGKPVNFKEMSETLSEVIEANIFVVSRRGKLLGFAINQQIENERMKKMLEDRQFPEGYTNNLFNITETSSNIDVYSEYTAFPVENRELFENGLTTIVPIIGGGERLGTLILARVQEQFADEDLILAEYGATVVGMEILKEKAEEIEEEARSKAVVQMAISSLSYSELEAIEHIFEELNGNEGLLVASKIADRVGITRSVIVNALRKLESAGVIESRSLGMKGTYIKVLNAKFLVELEKLKTN; this is translated from the coding sequence ATGTCTTTATTACAAAAAACACGTAAAATTAATGCTATGCTTCAAAGAGCAGCAGGAAAACCGGTAAATTTCAAGGAAATGTCAGAGACGCTAAGCGAAGTAATTGAAGCGAATATATTTGTAGTTAGCCGTAGAGGGAAGTTACTAGGATTTGCGATTAATCAACAAATTGAAAATGAACGAATGAAAAAAATGCTGGAAGATCGTCAATTCCCTGAAGGTTATACAAATAATCTTTTTAACATAACGGAAACATCATCAAATATTGACGTTTATAGTGAGTATACTGCTTTCCCTGTTGAAAACCGTGAATTGTTTGAAAATGGTCTAACTACAATTGTGCCAATTATTGGTGGGGGAGAACGCCTTGGAACACTTATCCTGGCAAGAGTTCAAGAGCAATTCGCTGATGAAGATTTAATCTTAGCAGAATACGGTGCTACGGTTGTAGGTATGGAAATTTTAAAGGAAAAAGCAGAAGAAATCGAAGAGGAAGCACGTAGCAAAGCGGTTGTTCAAATGGCGATTAGTTCACTTTCTTATAGTGAATTGGAGGCAATTGAACATATCTTTGAAGAATTAAATGGTAATGAGGGATTATTAGTAGCGAGTAAAATCGCTGATCGTGTAGGAATCACAAGATCTGTAATTGTTAATGCACTTCGTAAATTAGAAAGTGCTGGTGTTATTGAATCACGTTCTCTCGGTATGAAAGGGACATATATTAAAGTCTTGAATGCAAAGTTCTTAGTTGAATTAGAAAAATTGAAAACAAATTAA
- the flgB gene encoding flagellar basal body rod protein FlgB: MNLFSNTITSLEKAISQSTARQRVISNNIANVDTPNYKAQEVRFNTALTNEMQKLGAYKTNSKHIEFGGADSSSYQIVAKNNTNYNHNGNNVDIDQEMTEMAKNQIQYNALIERLSGKFNSLKTVIKGGN; this comes from the coding sequence ATGAATTTATTTTCAAATACTATTACAAGCCTTGAAAAAGCCATTTCTCAATCAACAGCAAGACAAAGAGTCATTTCAAATAATATTGCAAATGTCGATACCCCGAATTATAAAGCTCAAGAAGTTCGGTTTAATACTGCATTAACAAATGAAATGCAAAAGCTTGGAGCATATAAAACAAACAGCAAGCATATTGAATTCGGTGGGGCAGATTCATCCAGCTATCAAATCGTAGCTAAGAATAATACGAATTACAATCATAATGGAAATAATGTTGATATAGACCAAGAAATGACTGAAATGGCAAAGAATCAAATCCAATATAATGCATTAATTGAGAGATTAAGCGGCAAGTTTAATTCTTTAAAAACTGTAATAAAAGGTGGCAATTAA
- the flgC gene encoding flagellar basal body rod protein FlgC, producing MSIFQSINTSGSALTAQRVRMDVISSNMANMETTRGEFVNGEWQPYRRKMVVTQPQGNQFSFFLSKAMGSKETTGGVKVTEITEDQTPFELVYDPEHPDANDEGYVAMPNVDPLKEMVDLISSTRSYEANVTVMNASKGMLMKALEIGK from the coding sequence GTGTCAATTTTTCAATCAATCAATACATCCGGTTCTGCTTTAACTGCACAGCGGGTAAGAATGGATGTTATTTCTTCTAACATGGCAAATATGGAAACAACAAGAGGAGAATTTGTGAATGGTGAATGGCAACCATATCGTAGGAAAATGGTTGTAACCCAACCGCAAGGAAATCAATTTTCTTTCTTTTTAAGTAAGGCAATGGGTTCAAAAGAAACAACGGGAGGCGTCAAGGTTACCGAAATTACTGAGGATCAAACTCCCTTTGAACTTGTATATGATCCAGAACACCCGGATGCGAATGATGAAGGTTATGTAGCGATGCCTAATGTGGACCCATTAAAAGAAATGGTTGACCTTATTAGCAGCACGAGATCGTATGAAGCTAACGTTACAGTTATGAATGCATCTAAAGGAATGTTAATGAAAGCTTTAGAAATAGGAAAATAG
- the fliE gene encoding flagellar hook-basal body complex protein FliE — MINSISPFKLTTEPVQIQPKFLSNNANQAENKASFGETLKNAIDNVNKAQIESDKMTEALATGKNVELHDVMIASQKSSITLLTTIEVRNKAIEAYQEMMRMQV, encoded by the coding sequence ATGATAAATAGTATAAGTCCATTTAAACTAACAACCGAACCAGTTCAAATACAACCTAAGTTCTTGTCAAATAATGCAAATCAAGCAGAAAATAAAGCAAGTTTTGGGGAAACCCTCAAAAATGCAATTGACAATGTTAATAAAGCACAAATAGAGTCAGACAAAATGACAGAAGCATTAGCAACCGGAAAAAATGTAGAACTACATGATGTGATGATTGCATCTCAAAAATCCAGTATTACACTTTTAACAACTATAGAAGTGAGAAATAAAGCGATCGAGGCTTATCAAGAGATGATGAGAATGCAAGTTTAG
- the fliF gene encoding flagellar basal-body MS-ring/collar protein FliF: MNEKILNIKDKLTGVWQQKSKMQKTFYISSIIVFFVIVGLITYFMSRPNLVPLYSNLSPAETGQIKETLDAKGVQSEISNNGTSIMVPKEMVDTLMVELAAEGVPDTGMIDYSYFGQDSGFGMTDKEFDVIKLKATQTELANLMKGIDGVKEASVMINLPTESVFVGDQQEGSSASVVLNLEPGAQLDQDKVNALFHLVSKSIPNLTTDNIVIMDQNFNYYDLNDGQGASPGTSYASQQEIKSQIEQDIQRDVQKLLGTMMGQDKVVVAVTTDIDFTQENREENLVSPVVEGEDEGIAVSVERITEAYTGNGAAAAGGVNGTGDTDVPGYQATAEGTGDGDYERIEERINNEVNRINKQIVESPYKIRDLGIQVMVEPPNPEDPLSFTPEREEDIQQILSTVVRTSINKDYSEEPITDEEIASKIVVSVQPFDGKLQAEETEASQTIPMWMYIVGGILLLAIVVLIILLIRKKKENEEEYEEDETPVVTTFNVPDINIEVESETTVRKKQLEKMAKENPEDFAKLLRTWIAED, encoded by the coding sequence ATGAACGAAAAAATATTGAATATAAAAGACAAACTAACCGGGGTATGGCAACAGAAAAGTAAGATGCAAAAAACATTTTATATTTCAAGTATAATCGTGTTTTTTGTCATAGTTGGCCTAATTACTTACTTTATGTCCAGACCAAATTTAGTTCCTCTTTATTCAAATCTCTCTCCAGCTGAAACAGGACAAATAAAAGAGACTCTTGATGCCAAAGGCGTACAATCAGAAATCTCTAATAACGGTACATCGATTATGGTACCAAAAGAGATGGTCGATACGTTAATGGTTGAGTTAGCTGCGGAAGGAGTTCCTGATACTGGAATGATCGATTATTCATATTTCGGTCAGGATTCCGGTTTTGGGATGACGGATAAGGAGTTTGATGTTATTAAACTTAAAGCAACACAAACTGAGCTGGCTAATTTAATGAAAGGAATCGATGGAGTTAAAGAGGCAAGTGTGATGATTAACCTTCCAACTGAATCAGTTTTCGTTGGTGATCAACAAGAAGGGTCCTCCGCTTCCGTTGTTCTTAATCTGGAGCCTGGAGCTCAGCTGGATCAGGATAAAGTAAATGCACTTTTTCATTTGGTTTCAAAAAGTATACCAAATCTTACAACTGATAATATCGTCATTATGGATCAAAACTTTAATTATTATGATTTAAATGATGGTCAAGGTGCTTCACCAGGTACAAGCTATGCATCACAGCAAGAAATAAAATCGCAAATAGAACAAGATATTCAACGAGATGTCCAAAAGTTATTAGGTACAATGATGGGTCAAGATAAGGTAGTAGTTGCCGTAACAACTGATATCGATTTTACTCAGGAAAATCGTGAAGAAAATCTTGTATCTCCTGTTGTAGAAGGTGAAGATGAAGGAATTGCTGTAAGTGTTGAACGAATTACTGAAGCTTATACTGGAAATGGAGCTGCAGCTGCTGGTGGTGTGAACGGTACTGGTGACACTGATGTTCCAGGCTATCAAGCGACAGCAGAAGGTACCGGTGATGGAGATTATGAACGGATTGAGGAAAGAATTAATAACGAAGTGAATCGAATAAATAAACAAATTGTTGAAAGTCCTTATAAAATTCGTGACCTGGGCATTCAAGTAATGGTTGAACCACCAAATCCTGAAGATCCCCTTTCATTTACTCCTGAAAGAGAAGAAGACATACAACAAATCCTTTCTACAGTAGTTAGAACATCTATTAATAAAGATTACTCGGAAGAGCCTATAACAGATGAGGAAATTGCTTCAAAAATTGTTGTTTCCGTTCAACCGTTTGATGGCAAACTTCAGGCGGAAGAGACAGAAGCCAGTCAAACGATTCCAATGTGGATGTATATTGTTGGAGGCATTCTTTTATTAGCGATTGTCGTTCTTATCATTCTTCTCATTAGAAAGAAAAAAGAAAATGAAGAGGAATACGAAGAGGATGAAACACCTGTTGTCACTACATTTAATGTTCCAGACATTAACATTGAAGTTGAATCAGAAACAACTGTTCGTAAAAAACAACTTGAAAAAATGGCAAAAGAAAATCCGGAAGATTTTGCAAAACTATTACGTACTTGGATAGCTGAGGACTAG